The genome window AAAAAAGCGATCGGCTCCTGCAGTAATCGAATTCATTAATATTTGGTAATGGGTAATTGGTGATTGGTAAGGAGTGATTAGTTTTGAGCGCAACTGAACCGCAAACTGTTAACCATGGCAGGGCCAAGACTAAAAAGTCGAAATTCCGGGCGCGCGCTGTTACAGGTGCGGGTTCAGTGGCACTCTCTCAAAGACTCGTAACTGATGGGTTAGCAACTGATGGCGAGAAACTCTTTTGTAGCGATATTTTCGGCCGGATATCTGTGTTGTGGCGTAAAATGGACCTGGCGGCTCGATCGAATAGCGACTTGTTGCCAATATCTGGAAAATTGGTAGAAATTCATTGACAGTACCCTCAAATAATCGAAAAATTCCAGCAAAAATTAGTTTATCCTTAAGAAGTAAGTCCTTTACAGAACTTAACAAGCTTACCCTACTTGACTTTTATGCAGTGCATCATCAATCGTCGGGCACAGTTTTCGGCGAGTCACCGGTACTGGCTGCCGGAGTTAAGCGAAGCCGAGAACTTTGAGCGGTTTGGCCCAACTGCCCGCGCACCGGGACACGGACACAATTACGTCCTTTACGTTTCCATGATAGGCGAACTCGACGAGTACGGCATGGTGCTCAACCTGTCTGATGTCAAGCACGTCATCAAGCGGGAAGTTATCAAGGATCTCGATTTTTCCTACCTTAACGAAGCGTGGCCGGAATTTGAGCAGACTCTGCCAACTACCGAAAACATAGCACGGCAAATTTGGCTGAGGCTAGCCCCTCATTTACCTGTGAGTAAAATTCAATTGTTTGAACATCCCGAACTTTGGGCTGAATATTTAGGAAACGGAATGGAAGCTTATCTAACTTTGTCCACTCATTTTAGCGCCGCCCATCGGTTGGCTCGTCCCGATTTGAGTTTTGAAGAAAACTCGGAAATTTACGGCAAATGTGCTCGTCCCAACGGTCACGGTCACAATTATCATTTAGAGGTGACTGTTAAAGGGGAAATTGATGCGCGGACTGGCATGATTGCTGATTTGGGAGCTTTGCAAAAAGCCGTTGACGATTATGTTGTTGAACCCTTCGATCACACTTTTTTAAATAAGGATATTGCTTATTTTGAGAAAGTTGTGCCGACTGCGGAGAATATTGCGGTTCGGATCGGGCAATTGTTGCGATCGCCCGTTCGGGAATTGGGCGCAGAGTTGCACAAAATTAAGCTGATTGAAAGTCCGAATAATAGCTGTGAAATTTACGGCGCTGATTTAGAGGAAGTGGTAGCACAAAGTCAGCAGCCGGAAGCGGTTTTAGCTGCGGTTTAGAGTTAAAAATCGGGTAGGTTGGGGCGGGTTCACCCGGATAGTTGGCTAATTCTGCAGATTGGTGAAGCCACCCCTACCCGCCTCATGATGATTCCGAGGGTCATTCAACCGGATTAGGTGCGAGAATATATTCTTTCACCAAAGTTCCCCAGCCGTAATTACTGGCAGTTTTCCTGAAAAGTCAGACTCCGCGCGTATTTTGGAGATAGTAAGTCAGCATTCCTCATGTCAGCTATTTTAACTGCTGAGAGTATGAGGTCGATCGCCCGATCGCTGACAACCAAGCACCAATTTCTCCTAAATGAGTTGACGTTTATGCGCGTCTCAAATGTAGCTCTCTTGACTCTGGCTGCCCTCGCATCCCACAATTTAACTGCTAATACTAGCGCCAATCCTGCTGCACATCCTATTTCTCCTCAGACACCGCAGGCTAGCAACTTTGTTGATGCGGTAAATAATACTGAATCGCGTCGGGCTGAGTCAATTAGCGAGCCTGAGACGATCGCCCACGAACAATTTTCCTCAAATACTACTGCATCGCGTCGGGCTGAGTCAATTAGCGAGTCTGAGACGATCGCCCACGAACAATTTTCCTCAAATACTACCGCATCGCGTCGGGCTGAGTCAATTAGCGAGCCTGAGACGATCGCCCACGAACAATTTTCCCCGCGAATTGCTGTACAATCGCCGACAGGTTTGCTGGTAGCGGCCGCTCAACCCGATTCATCTGCTGGTGCAAAAACCAAGGCGAATACTGCTGCTATATCCGGCGATGAACTAACAAAATCTTTACAAGAAACCTGGCTGGCTAAATTAATCCAAACCGGGGTTGAAAGCAATCCTCAAGTTCGCGAGGTTTTAGCTTTTATCTCCCCGTCTAGTGGCAGTGCTGAATCTGGATACGGTTTTAATACTACCATAACTCTGCTCAATATTTTGCTAATTCTCGGTACTGTATTTCCACCAGTGACAATTGCCTTTTTTTGGATGATGCGACGGCTGGTAATCAAACACTTGGTTGCTGATGCCAATAAAAGATTGCAGGGCATTGGTGTATTGGAATCGGAACTGATAAATTCCAGCCAACTGACTCAAAAGTTGAGGGATGAATTAGAAGCGCAAATAGGTGCAGCTAAACAATCCATTGATTTTTTAACTAGAGAAACTGAACTTTCCAAATCTTCGGTCGAGCAAATTGAGACTCTCAAATCTCAATTTATCATGCACCTGCAAGTTTTGCTGAAAGAAGTTGACGAGAAAAAATCTCAAATTGTTCGAGAAATTTCCCAAGTTCCCGCAGTTGTTGCCAAAGAAGCTCTCAAAAGCGCACCTCAACCGGCATTAAACAATTCCCCAAATTCGCAAACTCCACCTGCTAGCGACGAAAATTTGATTGCTGACGATTATATCAAGCAAGCCGAAGGGCTTTATTTTCAAGGCAATTATGATGAGGCATTAGTCTGCTTGGAAAAAGCTGTTTTAGCTAATAAAAATTTGGATGAGGCTTGGTATTGGCGCGGAAATGTGTTAATCAGATTGCAGCGCCCGGAAGAAGCACTCGCCTGTTACGACCAAGCAATCTCGATTAAACCAGATAACTACGAATTGTGGTATAATAAAGCGCATTTGCTAGGCAAATTGCACAGGTACGAAGAGGCGATCGCCTGTTACGAGCGAGCCAGTTCGAGCGAATCCCGAAAATACGGTTGTTGGCACAGTATAGCGGCTTTGTTGGCTAAATTGCAGCATTACGAAGAAGCGATCGCCAGTTACGATCGCGCCCTCGCTATCAAAGCAACAGACAGCGAAATTTGGCACAACCGAGGCGCGATGCTGGCCAAAGTACAGCAGTACGCAGCAGCAGTCGAATCTTACGATCGCGCTCTGGCTTTCAATCCCAACAGATACGAAACTTGGTACAATCGAGGCAATATGCTGTGGAGACTGCTTCGCTACAGCGATGCTATTGATTCTTACGATCGGGCGATCTGCATCCGGCCGGATAAATACGAAGTTTGGTACAATAGAGCCGCTGTACTCGGAAAATTGCAGCGATATCAAGAATCGATCGAATCCTACGACAAAGCAATAGCCATCAAACCGCAGGATTTTGAAGTGTGGCACAACCGAGGTGCAGCTTTCGATAAACTGTCGCAGCACGAAGCAGCAATTGCATCTTACGAATCAGCAATTACCCTGAATCCGGAGTGCTACGAAGCTTGGTTTGCCAAAGGGGAATCTTTGGCAAAATTGCAGCGCAATGAAGAAGCGATCGCAGCTTATGAGAAAGCGATTGCTATTAAGCCTGACTCCTACGATGCTTGGCGTCATGTGGGGATAGCTTTGTCAGCATTAAAGCGGTATGAGGAAGCAATGGCAGCTTACGATCGAGCTATTGCCATCAAACCAGAAAATGCCGAAGCTTGGCGCGATCGCGGCGCAATTGTATCAGAATTAAAGCAGGATACAGACAAAGTTGATTCCGGGGAAAAAGAGACTTAAATTCACGGGAAATCCGGTTGTTAAAAATTCATAAGTGTCAGTAAAATCGGGAGGCTAACCCTATTTGTAAGTTGATAAATGATGAGAATATGTTGCCTGTATATCGAGATACACTTTGGCAGCGCCAATCAAATTTAGCTCTATAAATGGTTGAACATGAACCATATAAACAGTTATTTTCTAGTTTTGAGCAAACTTAATAGCTGGAATTAAAATGCTTTTTATCTGAGGTATATCGTCAAAAAAAATATTTTTTTGCCGCTCTGTTTGGGGCGGTTTTTTTATGGTAAATTTAGGTAAGCTGCAAACAAGGAGAATAGTTATATGTCTGTTCAGCTTCAAAAACGGTTGTTTACAGTAAAAGAATATCATTTGATGACTGAGGCTGGTATTCTCTCCGAGGGCGATCGGGTAGAACTTATAGAAGGAGAGATTGTTAAAATGGCTGCAATTGGTACTCGCCATGCAAGTTCCGTTAAGCGTCTGATCGCTGTGTTCTCGGATTTGGAGAGAAGACGTGCGATTATAGGCGCCCAAGACCCT of Oscillatoria nigro-viridis PCC 7112 contains these proteins:
- a CDS encoding tetratricopeptide repeat protein; the encoded protein is MSAILTAESMRSIARSLTTKHQFLLNELTFMRVSNVALLTLAALASHNLTANTSANPAAHPISPQTPQASNFVDAVNNTESRRAESISEPETIAHEQFSSNTTASRRAESISESETIAHEQFSSNTTASRRAESISEPETIAHEQFSPRIAVQSPTGLLVAAAQPDSSAGAKTKANTAAISGDELTKSLQETWLAKLIQTGVESNPQVREVLAFISPSSGSAESGYGFNTTITLLNILLILGTVFPPVTIAFFWMMRRLVIKHLVADANKRLQGIGVLESELINSSQLTQKLRDELEAQIGAAKQSIDFLTRETELSKSSVEQIETLKSQFIMHLQVLLKEVDEKKSQIVREISQVPAVVAKEALKSAPQPALNNSPNSQTPPASDENLIADDYIKQAEGLYFQGNYDEALVCLEKAVLANKNLDEAWYWRGNVLIRLQRPEEALACYDQAISIKPDNYELWYNKAHLLGKLHRYEEAIACYERASSSESRKYGCWHSIAALLAKLQHYEEAIASYDRALAIKATDSEIWHNRGAMLAKVQQYAAAVESYDRALAFNPNRYETWYNRGNMLWRLLRYSDAIDSYDRAICIRPDKYEVWYNRAAVLGKLQRYQESIESYDKAIAIKPQDFEVWHNRGAAFDKLSQHEAAIASYESAITLNPECYEAWFAKGESLAKLQRNEEAIAAYEKAIAIKPDSYDAWRHVGIALSALKRYEEAMAAYDRAIAIKPENAEAWRDRGAIVSELKQDTDKVDSGEKET
- a CDS encoding 6-carboxytetrahydropterin synthase, whose translation is MQCIINRRAQFSASHRYWLPELSEAENFERFGPTARAPGHGHNYVLYVSMIGELDEYGMVLNLSDVKHVIKREVIKDLDFSYLNEAWPEFEQTLPTTENIARQIWLRLAPHLPVSKIQLFEHPELWAEYLGNGMEAYLTLSTHFSAAHRLARPDLSFEENSEIYGKCARPNGHGHNYHLEVTVKGEIDARTGMIADLGALQKAVDDYVVEPFDHTFLNKDIAYFEKVVPTAENIAVRIGQLLRSPVRELGAELHKIKLIESPNNSCEIYGADLEEVVAQSQQPEAVLAAV